A single window of Leptolyngbya ohadii IS1 DNA harbors:
- a CDS encoding NAD-dependent epimerase yields the protein MQVLVTGVAGFIGYHLAERLLADGFTVYGIDNLNEYYDVNLKKARLARLTDQPGFTFQFLDLSDRSGMADLFQQHQFDYVVNLAAQAGVRYSLSNPWTYVDSNVTGFVNLLEGCRQQKIRHVVFASSSSVYGINPKVPFSTSDNVDHPISLYAATKKANELIAHTYSHLYGIPTTGLRFFTVYGAWGRPDMAYFKFVQAIESGQAIDVYNNGDMKRDFTYIDDVIEGVVRVMQKPPQSGASEEISQVPYKLYNIGNHQPVSLLRFIEVIEQSLGKTAQKNFLPMQPGDVPTTYADVEDLMRDVGFQPSTPLEVGIDRFVAWYRSYFGV from the coding sequence ATGCAAGTATTAGTGACTGGAGTTGCCGGATTCATAGGCTATCATCTCGCCGAACGGCTGTTGGCAGACGGCTTCACGGTTTACGGCATCGATAACCTGAACGAATACTACGATGTCAACCTGAAGAAAGCGAGACTGGCAAGACTGACGGATCAACCCGGCTTTACGTTTCAGTTTCTCGACTTGAGCGATCGATCGGGGATGGCGGATCTGTTTCAGCAGCATCAGTTTGACTATGTGGTGAACCTGGCAGCGCAGGCAGGAGTTCGCTACTCGCTCAGCAATCCCTGGACCTATGTAGACAGCAACGTCACGGGCTTCGTGAATTTGCTAGAGGGCTGTCGCCAGCAGAAAATCCGGCACGTCGTCTTTGCCTCCTCCAGTTCGGTCTACGGCATTAATCCCAAGGTGCCCTTTTCCACCAGCGACAATGTCGATCATCCCATTTCCCTCTACGCTGCAACGAAGAAGGCAAACGAGCTAATCGCCCACACCTACAGCCACCTTTACGGCATCCCCACGACCGGACTCCGCTTCTTCACGGTCTATGGAGCCTGGGGAAGACCGGATATGGCGTACTTCAAATTTGTGCAGGCGATCGAGTCGGGTCAGGCGATCGATGTCTACAACAACGGCGACATGAAGCGGGACTTCACCTACATTGACGACGTGATCGAGGGTGTGGTGCGCGTCATGCAAAAACCGCCGCAATCTGGGGCTTCAGAAGAAATTAGCCAGGTTCCCTACAAGCTCTATAACATTGGCAACCATCAGCCCGTGTCGCTGCTCCGCTTTATCGAAGTCATTGAACAAAGCCTCGGCAAAACCGCCCAGAAGAACTTTCTGCCGATGCAGCCCGGAGACGTGCCCACCACCTACGCTGACGTAGAAGATCTGATGCGCGATGTAGGCTTCCAGCCCAGTACCCCGCTCGAAGTGGGCATCGATCGATTTGTGGCGTGGTATCGATCGTATTTTGGGGTTTAA
- the nadA gene encoding quinolinate synthase NadA — protein MFTTVLSHQNSDRIPFDLVGAIQALKQELNAVILAHYYQDPDIQDIADYLGDSLGLSQEAAKTNADVIVFAGVHFMAETAKILNPDKLVLLPDLEAGCSLADSCPPAEFARFKAAHPDHLVVSYINCTAEIKAMSDIICTSSNAVKIVSQIPADQPIIFAPDRNLGRYVMEQTGRDLVLWQGSCMVHETFSERKIIQLKMEHPQAKVIAHPECEPVVLQHADYIGSTTALLNYALKSESDRFIVVTEPGIIHQMQKAAPHKEFIPAPPQNQCACNECPHMRLNTLEKIYLAMKNRSPEVSLSPEIQQAALRPILRMLEMS, from the coding sequence GTGTTTACAACTGTACTTTCTCACCAAAATTCCGATCGCATTCCGTTTGATCTCGTGGGTGCAATTCAAGCACTCAAGCAGGAGCTAAACGCAGTCATCCTGGCGCACTATTACCAAGATCCGGATATTCAGGACATTGCTGATTATCTGGGCGACTCGTTGGGGCTATCCCAGGAAGCTGCCAAAACTAACGCTGATGTGATTGTCTTTGCCGGGGTTCACTTCATGGCAGAGACAGCAAAAATCCTCAATCCCGATAAGCTGGTGCTGCTCCCTGACCTGGAAGCAGGCTGTTCCCTCGCAGATAGCTGTCCTCCGGCAGAGTTTGCCCGATTTAAGGCGGCGCACCCAGATCATCTGGTGGTGTCCTACATTAACTGCACGGCAGAAATTAAGGCGATGAGTGACATCATCTGCACCAGCTCAAACGCTGTGAAAATCGTCTCGCAGATTCCCGCCGATCAGCCAATTATCTTTGCGCCCGATCGCAACCTGGGACGCTACGTGATGGAGCAAACCGGACGGGATCTGGTGCTGTGGCAGGGAAGCTGTATGGTGCATGAAACCTTTTCGGAGCGGAAAATTATCCAGCTCAAAATGGAGCATCCCCAGGCAAAGGTCATCGCCCACCCCGAATGCGAACCCGTCGTCCTGCAACACGCGGACTACATTGGCTCTACGACCGCTCTGCTCAACTATGCGCTAAAGAGTGAGAGCGATCGTTTCATAGTCGTCACCGAACCCGGCATCATCCACCAGATGCAAAAAGCCGCCCCCCACAAGGAATTCATTCCTGCCCCGCCGCAAAATCAGTGCGCCTGCAACGAATGCCCCCACATGAGGCTAAACACGCTAGAGAAAATCTACCTGGCAATGAAGAATCGATCGCCGGAAGTCAGCCTCTCCCCAGAAATTCAGCAGGCGGCGCTGCGTCCGATTTTGAGGATGCTGGAGATGAGTTGA
- a CDS encoding TerB family tellurite resistance protein, with amino-acid sequence MVQTPPPSISPKQMTILRIATAMAWSDGGLTTEEVNVLLDRLSQLFASSDQQQQLRQELQDYMMQNLPLDELLPKLQTNEEKELVLRLAYEVIRSSSRVPSEDKINQEEASAYQKLVTALNLPPDKVKQIESEIESEDKKDDLIDLLTERLGGFV; translated from the coding sequence ATGGTTCAAACGCCCCCACCCTCCATTTCCCCTAAACAAATGACCATTCTGCGGATCGCGACGGCAATGGCATGGTCAGACGGTGGACTCACCACTGAAGAAGTTAACGTCCTGCTCGATCGCCTCAGCCAACTCTTCGCCAGCAGCGACCAACAGCAGCAGCTTCGCCAGGAACTCCAGGACTACATGATGCAAAACCTCCCCCTGGACGAACTCCTGCCCAAGCTACAGACTAACGAAGAAAAAGAACTCGTCCTGCGCCTCGCCTACGAAGTGATTCGATCAAGTTCTCGCGTTCCCAGCGAAGACAAAATCAACCAGGAGGAAGCCTCCGCCTACCAGAAACTCGTCACTGCCCTCAACCTGCCGCCGGACAAGGTGAAGCAGATCGAGTCTGAGATTGAATCCGAAGATAAGAAGGATGATTTGATTGATTTGTTGACAGAGCGGCTGGGTGGGTTTGTTTGA
- a CDS encoding GNAT family N-acetyltransferase, giving the protein MGFWKSLFSTSDAASSQPTETEGQGTPGVMVGNSRVFFSTDREIDLYELEELCDAVGWSRRPLRKVKKAIQHSFLVVSMWEQRGAQKRLVGFARATSDHAFNATIWDVVVHPDFQGKGLGKALMRQMIKKLRSEDISNITLFADPHVVDFYRGLGFMSDPEGIKGMFWYPD; this is encoded by the coding sequence ATGGGTTTCTGGAAAAGCCTGTTTAGCACTTCTGACGCTGCCTCATCACAACCCACTGAAACGGAAGGACAGGGAACGCCCGGTGTCATGGTTGGCAATTCCCGCGTTTTTTTTAGCACCGATCGAGAAATCGACCTGTACGAACTCGAAGAACTTTGTGATGCGGTGGGCTGGTCTCGTCGTCCCCTGCGTAAGGTCAAAAAAGCAATTCAGCATAGTTTCCTTGTTGTTTCCATGTGGGAGCAGCGAGGCGCACAGAAACGGCTGGTTGGCTTTGCCCGCGCCACGTCCGACCACGCCTTCAACGCAACAATCTGGGATGTGGTGGTTCACCCGGACTTTCAGGGCAAAGGTTTGGGCAAGGCGCTGATGCGGCAAATGATTAAAAAGCTGCGGAGCGAAGACATCAGCAATATCACGCTGTTTGCCGACCCCCATGTAGTAGATTTCTACCGGGGTCTGGGCTTTATGTCTGATCCGGAAGGCATTAAGGGAATGTTCTGGTATCCCGACTAA
- the cobJ gene encoding precorrin-3B C(17)-methyltransferase, translating to MVRLASPPQTVTNRSPLLQSFAPIAAVATTPQAIQALKPLWESGEVTLYVPSELAAETDSPFVKSYGESLREMLPTLWQTHQGFVFYLAIGAVVRLIAPLLQDKTRDPAVVVVDGANHVISLSGGHQGGADCLTRTIAALLGAEPILTGGANELDLPGVDVLGLPFGWRKGNGNWTGVSAAVARLGRVQVIQEAGSTLWQQHLPMGHPFLFSEEIEERPDGRIWISPLQRRFSPEADYPKVQWHPRVLWVGVGCERGTSRQLIEFAIQEVCRSAHLAEDAIAGIATIDIKSDEAGILELCRDRQWALKCFTAEELRSIEVPTPSEVVEVEVGTPSVSEAAAICASQIFSDFSNSMDSADSSPIDRLRVSKKIVRQEGQPGAVTVAIAQAEREYTGRTGQLWLVGIGPGELNQITPAAQAAISQADAVIGYSLYMDLVRSLLRPGQIVETLPITQERQRAERAIDLANWGLTVAVISSGDCGIYGMAGLVLEQLRSIGWNGKTPDVRVFPGITALQSVASRVGAPLMHDFCAISLSDLLTPWQVIEQRLAAAAQADFVTALYNPRSQSRTQQMAIAQQILLQYRAPETPVAIVRSVYRPEEQIRLTTLGELDVETIDMLTTVLIGNRSTRLHEHWMITPRGYLGFGEAEPSSNPQVNPQIDPQT from the coding sequence ATGGTTCGGTTAGCCTCTCCCCCTCAAACCGTGACTAATCGATCGCCTCTGCTCCAATCCTTTGCTCCGATCGCTGCTGTTGCTACAACGCCTCAAGCAATTCAGGCATTAAAACCCCTGTGGGAATCGGGTGAGGTGACGCTGTATGTTCCGAGTGAGCTGGCGGCGGAGACAGATTCGCCGTTTGTGAAGTCCTACGGTGAGTCGCTGCGGGAAATGCTGCCGACACTGTGGCAGACCCATCAGGGATTTGTGTTTTACCTGGCGATCGGGGCAGTGGTGCGGCTGATTGCGCCTTTGCTGCAAGACAAAACTCGCGATCCGGCAGTGGTGGTGGTAGATGGTGCAAATCATGTAATCAGCCTAAGCGGAGGACATCAGGGAGGAGCCGATTGCCTGACGCGAACGATCGCAGCCTTGCTGGGGGCAGAGCCGATTTTGACGGGGGGCGCGAATGAGCTGGATTTGCCGGGAGTCGATGTGCTGGGGTTGCCCTTTGGCTGGCGGAAAGGCAACGGCAATTGGACAGGAGTAAGTGCAGCGGTGGCGCGGCTGGGGCGAGTGCAGGTGATCCAGGAAGCGGGGTCTACGCTGTGGCAGCAGCATCTTCCAATGGGGCATCCGTTTCTATTTAGTGAGGAGATTGAAGAGCGACCGGATGGGCGGATCTGGATCAGTCCGCTTCAGCGACGTTTTTCCCCGGAAGCGGATTATCCCAAGGTGCAGTGGCATCCGCGTGTGCTGTGGGTGGGGGTGGGCTGCGAACGGGGCACTTCCCGGCAGTTAATCGAATTTGCGATTCAGGAAGTTTGTCGATCGGCGCATCTGGCAGAGGACGCGATCGCCGGAATTGCCACCATTGATATCAAATCGGACGAAGCAGGGATTCTAGAACTTTGTCGAGATCGCCAGTGGGCGCTGAAATGCTTTACGGCTGAGGAACTGCGATCGATCGAGGTGCCAACTCCCTCAGAAGTAGTGGAGGTGGAGGTGGGAACCCCCAGCGTTTCGGAAGCGGCAGCAATTTGCGCCAGTCAGATTTTTTCTGATTTCTCTAATTCTATGGATTCTGCTGATTCTTCCCCAATCGATCGGCTGCGCGTCAGCAAAAAAATTGTGCGGCAAGAGGGGCAGCCCGGAGCCGTGACCGTGGCGATCGCCCAAGCAGAGCGGGAATATACCGGACGCACGGGGCAGCTTTGGCTAGTGGGCATTGGTCCCGGTGAGCTGAACCAGATTACTCCGGCGGCACAGGCAGCAATTTCCCAGGCGGATGCGGTGATTGGCTATAGCCTTTATATGGATTTGGTGCGATCGCTGCTGCGTCCGGGGCAAATTGTGGAAACCCTGCCGATTACCCAGGAACGTCAGCGGGCAGAAAGGGCGATCGATTTGGCAAACTGGGGCTTAACTGTGGCGGTGATTTCCTCTGGGGACTGCGGCATCTATGGCATGGCGGGTCTGGTGCTGGAGCAGTTGCGATCGATTGGCTGGAACGGCAAAACGCCGGATGTGCGGGTATTTCCGGGTATTACAGCGCTTCAGTCCGTGGCTTCCAGAGTCGGTGCGCCTTTAATGCACGATTTCTGTGCGATTAGCCTCAGCGATTTGCTCACCCCCTGGCAGGTGATCGAACAGCGATTGGCAGCAGCGGCACAGGCGGATTTTGTCACGGCACTCTACAACCCCCGATCGCAGAGCCGAACTCAGCAAATGGCGATCGCTCAGCAAATCCTCCTGCAATATCGTGCCCCCGAAACCCCCGTTGCGATTGTGCGATCGGTCTATCGTCCGGAGGAGCAGATTCGGCTGACTACCCTGGGAGAATTGGACGTTGAGACGATCGATATGCTCACCACCGTTTTGATTGGCAATCGCAGCACTCGCCTGCACGAACATTGGATGATTACGCCACGCGGTTATCTTGGATTTGGAGAGGCAGAGCCTTCAAGCAATCCCCAGGTGAATCCCCAGATAGATCCCCAGACATAG